A genomic window from Glycine max cultivar Williams 82 chromosome 17, Glycine_max_v4.0, whole genome shotgun sequence includes:
- the LOC102662090 gene encoding protein ALP1-like: MDGDIYNEDTNDEDIDDEETNEEFYEATYTYVMAIYALIDILNQFLNMMRGEHIERPLTRRQITSRGYDYIHKALNDDPAIFRQIVGQNTRYCVIRNTFGRSQFATSENFHKILKALNLLAPDLMVRPGSTVPAKIRESTRFYPYFKDCIGAIDGTHIPASVKGRDVSSYRDRHGNISQNVLAACNFDLEFMYVLSGWEGSAHDSKVLSDALARKNGLKVPQGKYYLVDCGFPNRRKFLAPYRGVRYHLQDFAGHGNDPENEKELFNLRHASLRNVIERIFGIFKSRFTIFKSAPPFLFKTQAELVLACATLHNFLRKECRSDEFPVEPTDESSSSSSVLPNYEDNDHEPIVQTQEQEREDANIWRTNIGSDMWRNANN; encoded by the exons ATGGATGGAGATATATATAATGAAGATACAAATGATGAAGATATAGATGACGAGGAAACAAATGAAGAATTTTATGAAGCCACATACACATATGTGATGGCAATTTATGCTTTAATAGATATATTAAATCAGTTTTTGAATATGATGCGTGGTGAACATATTGAACGTCCATTAACTCGACGACAAATTACTAGTCGGGGATATGACTATATACACAAAGCATTAAACGATGATCCTGCAATCTTTCGACAA ATTGTCGGCCAGAACACTCGATATTGTGTAATCCGCAATACATTTGGCCGATCACAATTTGCTACAAGTGAAAATTTTCACAAGATTTTGAAAGCTCTGAACTTATTAGCACCTGATTTAATGGTTAGACCAGGCTCAACTGTGCCTGCAAAAATAAGGGAAAGCACAAGGTTTTATCCTTATTTTAAG GATTGCATTGGAGCTATTGATGGTACACATATTCCCGCATCAGTAAAAGGACGAGATGTAAGCAGTTATCGTGATCGTCATGGAAATATATCACAAAATGTATTAGCTGCTTGTAACTTTGATTTGGAATTCATGTATGTTCTTAGCGGGTGGGAGGGTTCAGCACATGATTCCAAGGTGTTAAGTGATGCTTTGGCAAGGAAGAATGGACTTAAAGTGCCCCAAGGTAAGTATTATCTGGTGGATTGTGGATTTCCTAATCGACGCAAATTTTTAGCCCCATATCGAGGTGTACGATATCATCTACAAGATTTTGCAGGTCACGGTAATGACcctgaaaatgaaaaggaattatTTAATCTTCGGCATGCATCCTTAAGGAATGTGATTGAGAGGATATTTGGTATTTTTAAATCGCGGTTCACAATTTTTAAGTCAGCACCTCCATTTCTATTTAAAACACAAGCAGAGCTTGTGTTGGCATGTGCAACACTTCATAATTTTCTTCGCAAAGAATGTCGTTCTGATGAATTTCCAGTGGAACCTACTGACgagtcttcatcttcatcttcagtgTTACCAAATTACGAAGACAATGATCATGAACCCATTGTTCAAACACAAGAGCAGGAACGAGAAGATGCTAATATATGGAGGACTAATATAGGTTCAGATATGTGGAGAAATGCTAATAATTAG